The Nocardia sp. NBC_00508 nucleotide sequence CACCCATCGCCTCCTGGCAGTTCCGCATATGGTCCAGGAAGCACAGGCAGTCGCGGATCGCCGGCGGTTCCGGAATCGGCGCCCGCAGTGTCAGCTCGTCGAGCCGGACCACCTCGTCCGGGGTTCGCAGCGCCTTCTCGCCGACCGCATGCAGTGCGTCCGTGCCGTGTCGAATCAGATCGATCAGACGTATCCCCGGCGGAAGAGCGTGAACGGTCTCGCCGGACACCACCCCCACGCGATCGCCACGCTCGGACTTGTAGGTCACCCACCGCATCGTCGACCTCCATGGCTCGAATCTATGTTGGCCAACATATGCCGTGTTGGCTGACAAGTAAAGGTCATGGCTGATGCAGATAGCAGCGAGTCCATGTTCACGATCGGGACCGTTCGACCTCGATCGTCATCCCCGTGGCCCGCAGCCGGTCGGTGAGCAGATCGCCCATTGCCGTTGCCGGAGTGATAATTCCGGCCCGCTGCGGCAGCTTTGCGCCGTCGAAGGCCAGGCACAGGCCGCTCTCGCCGAGCATTACCGCGGTCGCCTGGTAGCCGGGGTCGCCGGCGCCGGAGAAGGTTGCCACGTATTCGGCGCCCGAGGAAGTACGGGCGTAGGTATTCATCGTGAACCATCCCTGGGCGAGGGACTCTTCGTTCGGTCCGGTGCCGGGCTTCGGAAGCACCCGATCCAGGAGCCTGCGTCCCCCCGACGATCTGGACAGCACGGCGCCCGCCGCCATTCCTGCGACGATTCCGCCCGACACTGCGGCGGCGATCATCGGCGCCGCGTACGTCTTTCCCGCGTCCATGACCTCTCGGTAGCGGAAATTCTTGCCGTACACCCAACCGAGCAGGCCGTTGCTACGCCGTACGATCTTCGTGTTGTGCGGTGCCATGACGAACGTACCGACCCAACCTTCCAAATGCGGAGCGATCGTTTTCGCCCGCTGCAGCGCCCGATCGGACTGACGGCCGACATTCGGATCCATCGACTTGTCCGGGCTCAGCGAGTACGGATCGGATATCACCGACTGCTTCGACGGGTCTGCCGCGATGACTTCCAACATGGCGCGTGCGGAGTCGATGGTGCCGCCGCTGACACCACCCTGCACGGTCGCGATGAGTGTGGTGTCCTCGAGTTCGCCGGAGTGGTCCGCAACGGTGCTGCGGTAGAGCTGGTAGACGCACAAGTCCGACGGAATCGAGTCGAAGCCACAGGAATTCACGATCTTCGCGCTGGTGGTCACTGCCTGATCGTGGAAGCGGTCGATCGCGTCCCTGGTGAATACCGACTCGCCGGTGAGGTCGGCGTAATGGGTGCCCGACTTCGCGCAGGCGGCCACCAGCGGCATGCCGTAGCGCTGGTACGGGCCGACCGTGGTGACCACTGCGGTGGTCCGCGCGGCCAGCGCGTCGAGCGCGGTCTGGTCGGCGACATCTGCCACTACCAGACCCCACCCGGCGGCGGCATGCCCCAGGTCGTCGCGAACCTTGGTCAGCTTCTGCAGCGAACGCCCGGCCAGCGCGATACGCGCCGATTCCGGCGCCCCGCCCGCGAGGTACTTCGCAGTGAGCCTTCCGACGAAACCCGTTGCGCCGAAGAGGATGAGGTCGAATTCTCGATTCTCTGCCATGGCTTATCTACTTCCGATCAATGATTGTGTGAGGCTTTGCGCCGAGACTCGGGCTCATGGTGTTGTGAGGGCGACGACCGGCCGCATCCGGGTGGCGCGCACACTCGTCGACGAGGTCGCGGCGAGGGCGATCGCGAAGCTGCCCGTGACGATCGCGGGGTACATCCACCACGGCCCGGAGGGGATCGGCGAGCCGGTCTTCACGATGCTGTAGGGAACAGCGGTGGCCGCCGCCGCGATCGTGCCGAGAACGACCGCGATGGCCGTTGCGACCACGCTTTCGACGGCCACCACGCCCACTACCTGATGCCGCGTCGACGCGGTCAGCCGGAGCAGGCCGAACTCCCGCCGCCGATCCCACGTCGCCGCGATCAGCGCGTTGCTGACGGCGATCGTGCAGAACGCGATGATCATCGCCACGACAAGGTAATTCGCGGCCGCGAACTGCGGACCGATGTCGTCGGGCACACGCTTCACGATGCTGTCCTCGGTGCTCTGCATGTACAGCGTGCCGGTCGCAATGCCGACGAGTAGCGCCAGCGGTCCGACGACAGTGCTCGCGGCCGCGGCGCGGGCGTTCAGATTGCGCACGGCCAACCGGCCGACGCTGCTCGGCACCCATGCGTCGACCCGCCCGGCCACCGCGACGACAGCGGGACTCAACAGCGCCGCACCGATCGCGACACCGATACAGGCCGGTCCGGCCACTGCCGCCAGCAGCGGTCCGTCGGACATGAACAGCGTGCTGACCCCGCAGCCGAGGCCGAGCAGCAGGAATGCCACACCGATCATCGGCTTCGCTCGGGAGACCACGCCTTCCTCGGCACCCGAGGCGTCGGCCAGCGCAAGCACCGGCGGGACCGTTGCCGCGCGACGCCCCGCGAACACCGCGGCCAGCGCCGCCGACAGCAGCGAAATGGCCACGCCCGCACAAGCAGTCCGCCAGCTCACGACCAGCTGGATCGGTGCGTCCACCACACCCACCGCCCGCATCCGGTCGAGGAGAAACGCGCCGAGCCCGATACCGGGTGCGAGTCCGATGATCACCGCGGGCAGCGCGACCGCGATCGTCTCCACCAGCACCGCGCCGCTCACCTGCCGGGGGACGGCGCCGATCGATCGGAGCAGGGCAAGCTCCCGCCTGCGCGCCTGGATCACGAGCGTGACGGTGGAGGCGATGCCGAACGCCACGACAGCGACAGTCCAGCCGCCCATGATCGCCGCGAGGATCGCCAAGGATTTCGCACTGCCATCCGGCGCGGCGACACCGGTCTCGACCAGCGCGGCGAACGCGGTCAACAGCGCTGTCCCCGTACCGATCACGCACGCCGACGCGACATACGCCGACACGCGGGCCCGCACGGTGCGTAATGCGAAGCGCCACATCATCGAACACCGCCATGGTA carries:
- a CDS encoding saccharopine dehydrogenase family protein, which encodes MAENREFDLILFGATGFVGRLTAKYLAGGAPESARIALAGRSLQKLTKVRDDLGHAAAGWGLVVADVADQTALDALAARTTAVVTTVGPYQRYGMPLVAACAKSGTHYADLTGESVFTRDAIDRFHDQAVTTSAKIVNSCGFDSIPSDLCVYQLYRSTVADHSGELEDTTLIATVQGGVSGGTIDSARAMLEVIAADPSKQSVISDPYSLSPDKSMDPNVGRQSDRALQRAKTIAPHLEGWVGTFVMAPHNTKIVRRSNGLLGWVYGKNFRYREVMDAGKTYAAPMIAAAVSGGIVAGMAAGAVLSRSSGGRRLLDRVLPKPGTGPNEESLAQGWFTMNTYARTSSGAEYVATFSGAGDPGYQATAVMLGESGLCLAFDGAKLPQRAGIITPATAMGDLLTDRLRATGMTIEVERSRS
- a CDS encoding FtsX-like permease family protein — encoded protein: MMWRFALRTVRARVSAYVASACVIGTGTALLTAFAALVETGVAAPDGSAKSLAILAAIMGGWTVAVVAFGIASTVTLVIQARRRELALLRSIGAVPRQVSGAVLVETIAVALPAVIIGLAPGIGLGAFLLDRMRAVGVVDAPIQLVVSWRTACAGVAISLLSAALAAVFAGRRAATVPPVLALADASGAEEGVVSRAKPMIGVAFLLLGLGCGVSTLFMSDGPLLAAVAGPACIGVAIGAALLSPAVVAVAGRVDAWVPSSVGRLAVRNLNARAAAASTVVGPLALLVGIATGTLYMQSTEDSIVKRVPDDIGPQFAAANYLVVAMIIAFCTIAVSNALIAATWDRRREFGLLRLTASTRHQVVGVVAVESVVATAIAVVLGTIAAAATAVPYSIVKTGSPIPSGPWWMYPAIVTGSFAIALAATSSTSVRATRMRPVVALTTP